In one window of Bemisia tabaci chromosome 4, PGI_BMITA_v3 DNA:
- the mRpS23 gene encoding small ribosomal subunit protein mS23, translating into MASNRFEKIGTIYSRITGLLRAGATKWENKPLWYNVYRAFPPLNETSFGSPVPDTPIRNIFYAEDKLRAKFHKDYRMLSAVRLDDRSTPSECQTFIQEYKALVEEKGKAEKDAYSEAFSPFQKKLKAEMKKQHPPEAEEVGFDSEESPRSEAAPQERLSEKDAKELYTDIFKK; encoded by the exons ATGGCTAGTAATCGGTTTGAGAAGATTGGAACTATTTATTCTAG AATAACTGGTTTACTTCGAGCAGGAGCCACCAAATGGGAAAACAAACCACTCTGGTATAATGTTTATCGTGCTTTTCCTCCACTTAATGAAACTTCCTTTGGATCACCTGTTCCCGACACACCAATCAGGAATATATTTTATGCTGAAGACAAACTTAGAGC gaaatttcacaaggatTACAGAATGCTAAGTGCTGTTCGGTTAGATGACCGCTCCACTCCGAGTGAATGTCAAACGTTCATCCAAGAGTACAAAGCGCTTGTAGAAGAGAAAGGCAAAGCAGAAAAGGATGCCTACAGTGAAGCTTTTAGTCCAttccagaaaaaattaaaggctGAGATGAAGAAACAGCACCCTCCTGAGGCAGAAGAAGTAGGCTTCGACTCAGAGGAGTCCCCAAGGTCTGAAGCCGCACCCCAAGAAAGGCTGTCTGAGAAAGATGCAAAAGAACTTTATACAGATATTTTCAAGAAGTAG